In the Hydrogenimonas thermophila genome, TGTACTCCACCAGTTGATGAACCTATAGCAATAATACTTTTAAAGTCTTTTGTAGATTTAGTAATATTGTTAATTTTTTGTAAAGATGTCTTTGTTTTAATAATTGAATTATCAGATGTACTATTTCTTCTATTTAATTTTGCTTTTGATGCAGTTATTATTGTAGATATTAATGATTCTTTTGTATTTTCTAGAAAACTTTTTATGCCTAATTTTGGTTTAGCTATAATTTCTACTGCTCCCGCTTGTAAAGCTTCAATAGCTTTATAATTACCATCTTCAACCAATGAAGAACACATTATAACTGGAATAGGATGCTCTTTCATTATTTTTTTTAAAAAAGTTATCCCATCCATTCGAGGCATTTCAATATCTAAAATCATTACATCTGGGTAACCCACCAATTTAAATTTATTCATAGCAAAAATTGGATCTGATGCTACTCCTAAGACTTCAATATCAGTTTCATTTTCTACTAGTTTTATTAATGTTTGTCTCATAACAGCTGAATCATCAACAATAAAAAGTTTAATAGGAGGCATCTATACTACTCTCTAAATTATATAAAACT is a window encoding:
- a CDS encoding protein-glutamate methylesterase/protein-glutamine glutaminase → MPPIKLFIVDDSAVMRQTLIKLVENETDIEVLGVASDPIFAMNKFKLVGYPDVMILDIEMPRMDGITFLKKIMKEHPIPVIMCSSLVEDGNYKAIEALQAGAVEIIAKPKLGIKSFLENTKESLISTIITASKAKLNRRNSTSDNSIIKTKTSLQKINNITKSTKDFKSIIAIGSSTGGVQVLEKIVKALPSKCAPIVITQHMPPKFTASLAKRLNSISNVEVKEAENGEKVEHSHIYIAPGDKHLLIKRDIKGYLIILKDGPRVCRHRPSVDVMFRSIANEVGENAIGIILTGMGDDGAHGLKEMFDNGAKTYAEDEKSCVVYGMPKEAVKLGGVTKSLDIDAIIEVIKNAR